The sequence below is a genomic window from Mugil cephalus isolate CIBA_MC_2020 chromosome 14, CIBA_Mcephalus_1.1, whole genome shotgun sequence.
CTTCACTTAACTCTATCATTACACCTTTTCTGTTGGGCAGGTGAAAGCAGAAGTGCGGACCAACAGTGTTGCAGCCAgtcagcaacagcagcagcagcagcagttccaGATCATCCAGGTTCAGAACCTGCCCAATGCTGGGGGCGGGGTCCAGTATCAGGTCATACCTCACCTGCAGACGGCAGATGGACAGCAGATCCATATCAGCCCTCAGGCGGCCTCCATCGGGGCTCTACCTGAGCAGGTGCAGATCATCCAGACTTCAAATTCAAGTCAGGCCCAGGCGATCCTCCAGCCAGCCAACCAGCAGACCATCCTGACGAGTACAGCCAATCAGCAAACGGTCCCGTTGCAGATCCGTCCCGCACAGTCGTTCCCGCTCCAGCTGCAAACTCTGCAAGGCTCCCAAACCCCCGTCATGACCACGGTACCCATAAACCTCGGTGGAATGACTCTAGCTTTGCCTGTGATCAATAATGTCGGAGGGGGCGGAGCCGTGCAGCTTATCCAATCAGCAGATGGCACATTCTCTGTTGCCAATGGAAACCAGCTGGTCACAACAGCGGTGTCCGGGGCGGCTCCTGCAACAGCTGGAGCCGGATCAGCGGCGGCAGCTGAAGGTGACAGCATGCCGGATGGGGCTCAAGTGGTTTCTGCTGGAACTGAGGTTGGATCAGCTGACACCCAGGTGCTAAGCACCGAGGCAGACTCTCAAAGCCAGAACCAGGCCAACGGGCTGCAGAGCCAGGCAGATACAGCAGGATCCATCCAACAGGTGATCGTGGGCCAGGTGGGGCACCAATTGGTGCAACAGATCCAGCTCCAACCCCAGGCTCAGAGTCAGGGTCAGGCCCAGGGCCAGCAGCAACCTCAGCACATTCAGACCCTTCAGCTGGCCCCAGGACAAACCCTGCAGCCCATTCAGGCCTTCCAGAACCCAGCACACGTCCTTATTCGCACTCCAACCCTGTCGCCCTCCGGGCAACTCACCTGGCAGACTCTGCAGTTGCCCGGTGGAGTCTCCCTTCAGGGCGGTCTTGGGACAGCTATGCCACAGCAGCTCACGCTGGCTCCGGTGGCAGGTGGGACACCGGTGGGAAGTGGAGGCCTGGTCTCCCTGAGTGGAACTCCCTTGACACTGAGCGCAGGCCAGATCAACCCGGGGTCAGGGGTGCAGACTGTCAGCATCGCCGGACTGGGCACAGCTGGGGTTCAAGTGCAGGGTGTACCCCTCACCATTGCTGGTCTACAGGGTAAGGACTCAATAATCCAGTACTGATCATTCACTTCTATACTATCTGGTTATTGCAGTGTGGTTGTGGATCCAGAGCATTTAAGGTGAAACTTGTGAAAGAAACATCTCTAGTATCCTATACTTACTATTCAAAGCTGAATTATATGAGGACGTCCTGCTTCTTACCTGCTCAGTCAAATAGTGTGTCTACCTCTGGACTACTTTGTACATATTTTCTCTACACAACCACAA
It includes:
- the sp4 gene encoding transcription factor Sp4 isoform X2, which codes for MSDSKKESSGTEGGKASKRGKSSGSQDSSQPSPLALLAATCSKIGGQGGAEGTQVQAGAHQIQVQAGQIQLQAGQLQGQIVVDTAGGQALLPQQLELVPAQFTGNGWQIITAAPTMAKENTSQPVAVTVATTLANDSSPCGRKVKAEVRTNSVAASQQQQQQQQFQIIQVQNLPNAGGGVQYQVIPHLQTADGQQIHISPQAASIGALPEQVQIIQTSNSSQAQAILQPANQQTILTSTANQQTVPLQIRPAQSFPLQLQTLQGSQTPVMTTVPINLGGMTLALPVINNVGGGGAVQLIQSADGTFSVANGNQLVTTAVSGAAPATAGAGSAAAAEGDSMPDGAQVVSAGTEVGSADTQVLSTEADSQSQNQANGLQSQADTAGSIQQVIVGQVGHQLVQQIQLQPQAQSQGQAQGQQQPQHIQTLQLAPGQTLQPIQAFQNPAHVLIRTPTLSPSGQLTWQTLQLPGGVSLQGGLGTAMPQQLTLAPVAGGTPVGSGGLVSLSGTPLTLSAGQINPGSGVQTVSIAGLGTAGVQVQGVPLTIAGLQGQPQGQDGVKVQSPSVTLTVGNVAAGSSMSPDQLGSVQSSSDQEGPPSKRLRRVACSCPNCRDGEGSGDPTKKKQHICHMEGCGKVYGKTSHLRAHLRWHTGERPFVCNWIFCGKRFTRSDELQRHRRTHTGEKRFECPECSKRFMRSDHLSKHIKTHQNKKSGTAVAIITTDDMEEEDAPEDLGASPQIVTVATLSRDSDPATPTTSNHMEEEEEAEEEFE
- the sp4 gene encoding transcription factor Sp4 isoform X1; the encoded protein is MSDSKKESSGTEGGKASKRGKSSGSQDSSQPSPLALLAATCSKIGGQGGAEGTQVQAGAHQIQVQAGQIQLQAGQLQGQIVVDTAGGQALLPQQLELVPAQFTGNGWQIITAAPTMAKENTSQPVAVTVATTLANDSSPCGRKVKAEVRTNSVAASQQQQQQQQFQIIQVQNLPNAGGGVQYQVIPHLQTADGQQIHISPQAASIGALPEQVQIIQTSNSSQAQAILQPANQQTILTSTANQQTVPLQIRPAQSFPLQLQTLQGSQTPVMTTVPINLGGMTLALPVINNVGGGGAVQLIQSADGTFSVANGNQLVTTAVSGAAPATAGAGSAAAAEGDSMPDGAQVVSAGTEVGSADTQVLSTEADSQSQNQANGLQSQADTAGSIQQVIVGQVGHQLVQQIQLQPQAQSQGQAQGQQQPQHIQTLQLAPGQTLQPIQAFQNPAHVLIRTPTLSPSGQLTWQTLQLPGGVSLQGGLGTAMPQQLTLAPVAGGTPVGSGGLVSLSGTPLTLSAGQINPGSGVQTVSIAGLGTAGVQVQGVPLTIAGLQGQPQGQDGVKVQSPSVTLTVGNVAAGSSMSPDQLGSVQSSSDQEGPPSKRLRRVACSCPNCRDGEGRNSGDPTKKKQHICHMEGCGKVYGKTSHLRAHLRWHTGERPFVCNWIFCGKRFTRSDELQRHRRTHTGEKRFECPECSKRFMRSDHLSKHIKTHQNKKSGTAVAIITTDDMEEEDAPEDLGASPQIVTVATLSRDSDPATPTTSNHMEEEEEAEEEFE
- the sp4 gene encoding transcription factor Sp4 isoform X3, with the protein product MAKENTSQPVAVTVATTLANDSSPCGRKVKAEVRTNSVAASQQQQQQQQFQIIQVQNLPNAGGGVQYQVIPHLQTADGQQIHISPQAASIGALPEQVQIIQTSNSSQAQAILQPANQQTILTSTANQQTVPLQIRPAQSFPLQLQTLQGSQTPVMTTVPINLGGMTLALPVINNVGGGGAVQLIQSADGTFSVANGNQLVTTAVSGAAPATAGAGSAAAAEGDSMPDGAQVVSAGTEVGSADTQVLSTEADSQSQNQANGLQSQADTAGSIQQVIVGQVGHQLVQQIQLQPQAQSQGQAQGQQQPQHIQTLQLAPGQTLQPIQAFQNPAHVLIRTPTLSPSGQLTWQTLQLPGGVSLQGGLGTAMPQQLTLAPVAGGTPVGSGGLVSLSGTPLTLSAGQINPGSGVQTVSIAGLGTAGVQVQGVPLTIAGLQGQPQGQDGVKVQSPSVTLTVGNVAAGSSMSPDQLGSVQSSSDQEGPPSKRLRRVACSCPNCRDGEGRNSGDPTKKKQHICHMEGCGKVYGKTSHLRAHLRWHTGERPFVCNWIFCGKRFTRSDELQRHRRTHTGEKRFECPECSKRFMRSDHLSKHIKTHQNKKSGTAVAIITTDDMEEEDAPEDLGASPQIVTVATLSRDSDPATPTTSNHMEEEEEAEEEFE